One region of Diabrotica undecimpunctata isolate CICGRU chromosome 6, icDiaUnde3, whole genome shotgun sequence genomic DNA includes:
- the LOC140443061 gene encoding 1,5-anhydro-D-fructose reductase-like, with product MSLTMIGGVKIPIVGLGTWQATNEEELEAALEAALETGYRHIDTAAAYQNEHVIGKVLNRWLTSGKLKREDIFITTKLPMTHIHPDMVEPALTESLKKLQLDYVDLYLVHFPVHMKLIEMGKPMETLPTDHLAVWKKMEEQVDAKRTRTIGISNFNVNQIDRIVKNCRIQPANTQVELHVYFQQKKLRDYCKKHNIVVVSYGSLGSPGLKVLMKKFGREVEIPSLLADPVVTKIAEKHNKSTSHVLLRYLTQNDIVVIPKSVKPERVKQNFNFLDFTLEAEDLKALEALDKDVEGRLFHMDILSPSLKDHPENPYKS from the exons ATGTCTCTAACAATGATAGGAGGTGTAAAAATCCCCATAGTAGGACTGGGAACATGGCAG gcAACCAATGAAGAAGAACTCGAAGCTGCCCTTGAAGCAGCTTTGGAAACTGGATACCGCCACATCGACACTGCAGCTGCGTACCAAAACGAACATGTCATCGGCAAAGTTCTTAATAGATGGTTAACTTCCGGTAAGCTTAAGAGGGAAGATATTTTCATTACTACTAAGCTTCCAATGACTCATATCCATCCCGATATGGTTGAGCCAGCTCTGACAGAATCATTAAAAAAGCTTCAACTGGACTATGTTGATTTATATTTGGTGCATTTCCCTGTACATATGAAACTTATTGAAATGGGAAAACCGATGGAAACTTTACCTACGGATCATCTGGCTGTTTGGAAG AAAATGGAAGAGCAAGTAGATGCGAAAAGAACAAGAACCATCGGTATTTCCAACTTCAACGTAAACCAGATCGACAGAATCGTGAAAAATTGTAGAATTCAACCAGCCAACACTCAAGTGGAATTGCACGTGTACTTCCAGCAGAAAAAACTAAGAGATTATTGCAAGAAGCATAATATTGTCGTCGTGTCTTACGGTTCACTTGGATCACCTGGATTAAAGGTCTTGATGAAAAAATTCGGCAG AGAAGTCGAAATTCCCAGTCTTCTTGCTGATCCAGTGGTAACTAAAATCGCAGAAAAGCACAACAAAAGTACGAGTCATGTGCTCTTAAGATATTTAACTCAAAATGACATCGTTGTTATTCCCAAGAGTGTAAAACCAGAGAGGGTGAAGCAAAACTTCAATTTCTTAGATTTTACGCTTGAGGCTGAAGATTTGAAAGCTTTGGAGGCTTTGGATAAAGACGTAGAGGGAAGGTTGTTCCACATGGATATTTTAAGTCCTTC TCTTAAAGATCACCCTGAAAATCCATacaaaagctga
- the LOC140443062 gene encoding dihydrodiol dehydrogenase 3-like has protein sequence MSLTMIGGVKIPIVGLGTWQATNEEELEAALEVALETGYRHIDTATVYQNEHVIGKVLNKWLTSGKLKREDIFITTKLPSTHLHPDLVESALKESLQKLQLEYVDLYLMHSPIYLKFIEAGKPMEPLPTDHAAVWKKMEEQVDAKRTRTIGVSNFNVSQLDRIVKNCRIQPANIQVELHVYFQRKQLRDYCKKHNIVIVSYGTLGSPGLNEFMKKYGSKVENPSLLADPVVTKIAKKHNKATSHVLLRYLTQNDIVVIPKSVKPERVKENFNFFDFTLDAEDLKALEALDKDLEGRLFHMDSLNPKIKDHPEYPYKSP, from the exons GCTACCAATGAAGAAGAACTGGAAGCCGCCCTTGAGGTAGCTTTGGAAACTGGCTACCGCCATATCGACACTGCAACTGTATACCAAAACGAACATGTCATCGGCAAAGTTCTAAATAAATGGTTGACTTCCGGCAAGCTTAAGAGAGAAGATATTTTTATTACTACCAAGCTTCCATCGACGCACCTCCATCCCGATCTCGTTGAGTCAGCTCTGAAAGAATCCTTGCAAAAGCTTCAGCTTGAGTATGTTGATTTATATTTGATGCATTCTCCTATATACCTGAAATTTATCGAAGCTGGAAAGCCTATGGAACCTCTTCCTACTGACCATGCGGCTGTTTGGAAG AAAATGGAGGAGCAAGTAGATGCGAAAAGAACCAGAACCATCGGTGTTTCCAACTTTAACGTGAGCCAACTCGACAGAATAGTGAAAAATTGTAGAATTCAACCAGCCAACATTCAAGTAGAACTTCACGTGTACTTCCAGCGGAAACAACTCAGAGATTACTGCAAAAAGCATAACATTGTGATCGTGTCTTATGGCACACTTGGATCACCTGGATTGAACGAATTTATGAAAAAATACGGCAG TAAAGTAGAAAACCCCAGTCTTCTTGCTGATCCAGTAGTAACCAAAATCGCAAAAAAACACAACAAAGCTACCAGTCATGTGCTGCTAAGATATTTAACTCAAAATGATATCGTTGTTATTCCCAAGAGTGTGAAACCGGAGAGGGTAAAGGAAAACTTTAATTTCTTTGATTTTACACTTGACGCCGAAGATTTAAAAGCTTTGGAGGCTTTGGATAAAGACCTAGAGGGAAGACTGTTCCACATGGATAGTCTTAATCCCAA AATTAAAGATCACCCAGAGTACCCATACAAAAGTCCATAA